In Drosophila santomea strain STO CAGO 1482 chromosome 2L, Prin_Dsan_1.1, whole genome shotgun sequence, a single window of DNA contains:
- the LOC120458435 gene encoding 4'-phosphopantetheine phosphatase, with protein sequence MPLVTPATLKKKLTKTAINSALKIIRLASIRVAMHSRSLLPDPAVYQPDTLDLNTDGKAADYWFNCFRDMVAKFAKVAAKSQEEDHTATQRAEQFQAAYLERLEEHQRNVPVNKGKVVLGTSELLKLNETLLRRYGFADPWLRQKKLENASAVARLKQRLQELDALEDEDTRWTELVRGVLAGNMFDWGAQAISNILEQDSNFGLHSALERIEKRPWLLDNLDNWLNRLKGEPHKCAVVFVDNSGVDVVLGVLPFVRGLLKRGTKVLLCANSEPALNDVTSEELRSLLDDCSRECEVLGQAWSKGQLLVYANGQTGPCLDMRTLPKELCDAIAANETDLLVIEGMGRALHTNLNARFGCETLKLAVIKNKWLAKYLGGENMFAVVCKFEAAAPS encoded by the coding sequence ATGCCCCTGGTCACACCTGCCaccctaaaaaaaaaacttacaaAAACGGCGATTAATTCAGCGCTGAAAATCATACGCCTCGCGTCTATCCGCGTCGCAATGCACAGTCGTAGCTTGCTGCCGGATCCGGCTGTCTATCAGCCGGATACCCTGGACCTAAACACGGATGGAAAGGCCGCGGATTACTGGTTCAACTGCTTTCGCGACATGGTGGCCAAGTTCGCGAAGGTGGCGGCCAAGTCGCAGGAGGAGGATCACACGGCCACCCAGAGGGCGGAGCAGTTCCAGGCGGCGTATCTGGAGCGGCTGGAGGAGCACCAGCGGAATGTTCCAGTTAACAAGGGCAAGGTGGTTCTGGGCACCAGTGAGCTTCTCAAGCTAAACGAAACCCTGTTGCGCCGCTACGGATTTGCGGATCCCTGGCTCAGACAAAAGAAGCTGGAGAATGCCTCGGCTGTGGCCCGTTTGAAGCAGCGCCTCCAGGAATTGGATGCCCTGGAGGATGAGGACACCAGGTGGACAGAGCTGGTACGCGGTGTCCTCGCCGGCAACATGTTTGACTGGGGTGCACAGGCCATATCTAACATCCTGGAGCAGGATAGCAATTTCGGACTTCATTCAGCCCTGGAACGTATTGAGAAGCGACCATGGCTGCTGGACAACCTGGACAACTGGTTGAATCGCCTCAAGGGCGAGCCCCACAAGTGCGCCGTGGTCTTTGTAGACAACAGCGGCGTGGATGTAGTCCTGGGAGTGCTACCCTTTGTCCGAGGACTCCTGAAACGAGGCACCAAGGTGCTGCTCTGTGCCAACAGTGAACCTGCTCTTAATGATGTGACCAGCGAGGAGCTAAGATCCTTGCTGGACGACTGCTCGCGGGAGTGTGAGGTCCTGGGGCAGGCCTGGTCAAAGGGACAACTACTGGTCTATGCAAATGGACAGACTGGTCCCTGCCTGGATATGCGCACTCTGCCCAAGGAGCTGTGCGACGCCATCGCTGCCAATGAGACTGACCTGCTTGTGATCGAGGGCATGGGACGCGCCCTGCACACAAATCTGAATGCCCGCTTCGGCTGCGAGACCCTCAAGCTGGCCGTGATTAAAAACAAATGGCTGGCCAAGTACCTGGGCGGCGAGAACATGTTCGCCGTCGTCTGCAAGTTCGAAGCGGCTGCGCCCAGCTAG